From Thermus albus, one genomic window encodes:
- a CDS encoding glutamine--tRNA ligase/YqeY domain fusion protein, with translation MGLVPPSFITEIVEKDLREGRYEKLVTRFPPEPNGYLHIGHARSILLNFGLAQDYGGECNLRYDDTNPETEKEEYARAIEEDVRWLGFTPDRVLYASDYFETMYQCALVLIQEGKAYVDDLPEEEMAELRAQGKPSPYRERSVEENLDLFQRMRQGEFPTGSRVLRAKIEPAHPNFKLRDPVLYRIVHAPHYHTGNRWVIYPMYDYAHPLEDFIEGVSHSLCTLEFESNRAVYDWVIENLKGKCGLPLSPRPYQYEFARLDLSHTVLSKRKLIRLVEGGYVRGWDDPRLPTLRALRRRGVRPEAIREFVRRTGISRNEARIEMALFEEVVRDDLNPIAPRVLGVLEPLKVVLTNYQGEEWIEAPYWPRDIGKEGERPLPFSQELYIERSDFSLNPPKGWKRFAPGQRVRLRHAYVLELEDVVEEGGEIRLLKARIVPGTLGANPEDGIKPKGVIHWVSARHALPVEYRLYNRLFLTEDPEEGGDFLKNLNPRALEVKEGFIEPSVAQDPPETRYQLERLGYFWQDPVDSRPGKLVMNRIVPLKEGYRPS, from the coding sequence ATGGGCCTCGTTCCCCCCTCTTTTATCACGGAGATCGTGGAGAAGGACCTGCGGGAAGGGAGGTACGAGAAGCTGGTTACCCGCTTTCCCCCAGAACCCAACGGCTACCTCCACATCGGGCACGCCCGGAGCATCCTCTTGAACTTCGGCTTGGCCCAGGACTATGGCGGCGAGTGCAACCTGCGCTACGACGACACCAACCCGGAGACGGAAAAGGAGGAGTACGCCCGGGCCATTGAGGAGGATGTGCGCTGGCTGGGCTTTACCCCGGACAGGGTCCTCTACGCCTCCGATTACTTTGAGACCATGTACCAATGCGCCTTGGTCCTCATCCAGGAGGGCAAGGCCTATGTGGACGACCTCCCAGAAGAGGAGATGGCGGAGCTTAGGGCCCAAGGCAAGCCCAGCCCCTACCGGGAGCGCAGCGTGGAGGAGAACCTGGATCTTTTCCAAAGGATGCGCCAAGGCGAGTTCCCCACGGGAAGCCGGGTGCTAAGGGCCAAGATTGAACCCGCCCATCCCAACTTCAAGCTCCGGGACCCCGTGCTTTACCGCATCGTCCACGCCCCCCACTACCACACAGGGAACCGCTGGGTCATCTACCCCATGTACGACTATGCCCATCCCCTCGAGGACTTCATAGAGGGCGTAAGCCACTCCCTTTGCACCCTGGAGTTTGAAAGCAACCGGGCCGTCTACGACTGGGTGATTGAAAACCTGAAGGGGAAATGCGGCCTGCCCCTCTCCCCCAGGCCCTACCAGTACGAGTTCGCCCGCCTGGACCTCAGCCACACCGTGCTCTCCAAGCGCAAGCTCATCAGGCTGGTGGAAGGGGGCTACGTGCGGGGCTGGGACGACCCCCGGCTTCCCACCCTCAGGGCCCTGAGGCGAAGGGGGGTGCGCCCCGAGGCCATAAGGGAGTTCGTGCGGCGCACGGGGATATCCCGCAATGAGGCCCGCATTGAGATGGCGCTTTTTGAGGAGGTGGTGCGGGATGACCTAAACCCCATCGCCCCCCGGGTCTTAGGGGTACTGGAACCCCTAAAGGTGGTCCTCACCAACTACCAGGGGGAGGAGTGGATAGAAGCCCCTTACTGGCCCCGGGACATCGGCAAGGAGGGGGAAAGGCCCCTTCCCTTCTCCCAGGAACTCTATATAGAACGGTCCGATTTCAGCCTAAACCCCCCCAAGGGTTGGAAGCGCTTTGCCCCCGGCCAGCGGGTGCGCCTAAGGCACGCCTATGTGCTCGAGCTGGAGGACGTGGTGGAGGAGGGGGGTGAGATCCGGCTCCTCAAGGCCCGCATCGTCCCCGGCACCCTGGGGGCCAACCCCGAAGACGGCATCAAGCCCAAGGGGGTCATCCACTGGGTTTCCGCCCGGCACGCCCTACCCGTGGAGTACCGGCTCTACAACCGCCTTTTCCTCACCGAGGACCCCGAGGAGGGAGGCGACTTCCTCAAGAACCTGAACCCCAGGGCCCTGGAGGTCAAGGAGGGCTTCATTGAGCCCAGCGTGGCCCAGGACCCCCCCGAAACCCGCTACCAGCTGGAACGGCTGGGCTACTTCTGGCAAGACCCCGTGGACTCGAGGCCCGGCAAGTTGGTGATGAACCGCATCGTACCCCTAAAGGAGGGCTACCGGCCCTCTTAG
- a CDS encoding DUF5615 family PIN-like protein, whose translation MIRFLVDAHLPFRLVRRLREQGYDALHTSELPRGNATPDHEINALSLQEERVVVTKDSDFTQSLVLQGAPYKLLLISTGNISNQALEELFMVHLETLCQLLENHRFVVLGKQEVVAKPLPDPNQGQSHP comes from the coding sequence ATGATCCGCTTTCTGGTGGATGCCCACCTACCCTTTCGCCTGGTACGCCGTTTGCGGGAACAAGGCTACGATGCCCTTCACACTAGCGAGCTCCCAAGGGGAAATGCCACTCCAGACCACGAGATAAACGCCTTGTCCCTACAAGAGGAAAGGGTAGTGGTGACCAAGGATAGCGACTTTACACAGTCTCTGGTGCTACAAGGCGCACCTTACAAACTTCTTTTGATCTCAACCGGCAACATTTCCAACCAAGCCTTGGAAGAACTTTTCATGGTACACCTAGAGACCTTATGCCAGCTCCTGGAGAACCACCGCTTTGTGGTACTGGGAAAGCAAGAAGTGGTAGCTAAGCCCTTGCCAGATCCAAACCAAGGACAATCGCACCCTTGA
- a CDS encoding DUF433 domain-containing protein, producing MEETTLLKRITVDPQINHGKPTIRGLRYPVHVILELLASGMTPQEILADFPDLEPEDIQACLLFAARLSHLGTVLRVA from the coding sequence ATGGAGGAAACTACCCTTCTCAAGCGAATCACCGTGGATCCCCAAATCAACCACGGCAAGCCCACCATACGAGGACTCCGTTATCCTGTACACGTGATCCTAGAGCTTTTGGCGAGCGGCATGACCCCGCAGGAAATCCTGGCCGACTTCCCCGACCTGGAACCTGAGGACATCCAGGCCTGCCTTCTCTTCGCCGCTAGGCTAAGCCATCTGGGAACGGTGCTCCGGGTAGCATGA
- a CDS encoding enoyl-CoA hydratase/isomerase family protein, with protein sequence MVQVERGPIFQVFLNDPERRNPLSPGMVEGLLSALQEAEQDPEARVVVLSGRGKAFSAGADLAFLEKVTELGAEENYRHSLSLMHLFHRLYTFPKPTVAAVNGPAVAGGAGLATACDLLVMDQEARLGYTEVKIGFVAALVSVILVRAVGEKVAKDLLLTGRLLGAEEAKALGLVNRIAPPGKALEEALALAQELSNNAPTSLRLTKELLLALPGMGLEDGFRLAALANAWIRETGDLKEGIRAFFEKRPPRF encoded by the coding sequence ATGGTCCAGGTGGAGCGAGGCCCCATCTTTCAGGTGTTTCTGAACGACCCCGAGCGCCGAAACCCCCTGTCCCCAGGCATGGTGGAAGGCCTTCTTTCGGCCCTCCAGGAGGCGGAACAAGACCCCGAGGCCCGGGTGGTGGTCCTTTCGGGGCGGGGCAAGGCCTTTAGCGCGGGGGCGGACCTGGCCTTTTTGGAGAAGGTCACGGAGCTTGGCGCCGAGGAAAACTACCGCCATTCCCTTTCCCTCATGCACCTCTTCCACCGGCTTTACACCTTCCCCAAGCCCACGGTGGCGGCGGTGAACGGGCCCGCGGTGGCGGGTGGGGCCGGGTTGGCCACCGCCTGCGACCTTTTGGTCATGGACCAGGAGGCCAGGCTGGGCTACACCGAGGTAAAGATCGGCTTCGTGGCCGCCTTGGTCTCGGTGATCCTGGTGCGGGCCGTGGGGGAGAAGGTGGCCAAAGACCTCCTCCTCACGGGCCGGCTTTTGGGGGCTGAGGAGGCCAAGGCCCTGGGCCTGGTGAATCGCATCGCCCCGCCCGGAAAGGCCCTGGAGGAGGCCCTGGCTCTAGCCCAGGAGCTCAGCAACAATGCCCCCACCTCCTTGCGCCTCACCAAGGAGCTTCTCCTGGCCTTGCCGGGAATGGGCCTCGAGGACGGCTTCCGCTTGGCCGCCTTAGCCAACGCCTGGATCCGGGAAACCGGGGACCTGAAGGAGGGCATCCGCGCCTTCTTTGAGAAGCGGCCTCCGAGATTTTGA
- the infC gene encoding translation initiation factor IF-3, which translates to MKEYLVNERIRARQLRVIGADGQQLGIMDTREALRLAQEQDLDLVLVGPTADPPVARIMDYSKWRYEQQVAEKEARKKAKRTEVKSIKFRVKIDDHDYQTKLNHIKRFLAEGHKVKVTIMFRGREMSHPELGERLLERVAEDLKGLAVVEMKPELLGRDMNMLLAPAKVSA; encoded by the coding sequence ATAAAGGAGTATCTGGTTAACGAACGCATCCGCGCCCGGCAGCTTAGGGTCATTGGGGCCGATGGGCAACAGTTGGGCATCATGGACACCCGGGAGGCCTTGCGCCTGGCCCAGGAGCAGGACCTGGACCTGGTTTTGGTGGGTCCCACCGCGGATCCCCCTGTGGCCCGCATCATGGACTACTCCAAGTGGCGCTACGAGCAGCAGGTGGCGGAGAAGGAGGCCCGGAAAAAGGCCAAGCGCACCGAGGTCAAGTCCATCAAGTTCCGGGTCAAGATTGACGACCACGATTATCAGACCAAGCTGAACCATATCAAGCGTTTCCTGGCCGAAGGCCACAAGGTCAAGGTTACCATCATGTTCCGGGGGCGGGAGATGAGCCATCCCGAACTGGGCGAAAGGCTTCTGGAACGGGTGGCCGAGGACCTAAAGGGCCTGGCGGTGGTGGAGATGAAGCCCGAGCTCTTAGGCCGGGACATGAACATGCTCCTGGCCCCAGCCAAGGTCTCCGCCTAA
- the rpmI gene encoding 50S ribosomal protein L35 encodes MPKMKTHKGAKKRVKVTASGKVVAMKTGKRHLNWHKSGKAIRQKGRKFALAQAEAERIKLLLPYE; translated from the coding sequence ATGCCGAAGATGAAGACCCACAAGGGCGCCAAGAAGCGGGTAAAGGTGACCGCTTCGGGCAAGGTGGTGGCCATGAAGACGGGCAAGCGGCACCTCAACTGGCACAAGTCGGGCAAGGCCATTCGCCAAAAGGGGCGGAAGTTTGCTTTGGCCCAGGCTGAGGCGGAGCGGATCAAGCTCCTGTTGCCCTACGAGTAG
- the rplT gene encoding 50S ribosomal protein L20 has product MPRAKTGVVRRRKHKKILKLAKGYWGLRSKSVRKARETLFAAGNYAYAHRKRKKRDFRKLWIVRINAACRQHGLNYSSFIHGLKKAGVELDRKSLADLAVREPQAFAQLVEKAKAARG; this is encoded by the coding sequence ATGCCGCGCGCTAAAACCGGTGTTGTCCGCCGCAGGAAGCACAAGAAGATTCTGAAGCTGGCCAAGGGCTACTGGGGCCTGCGCTCCAAGAGCGTCCGCAAGGCCCGGGAAACCCTCTTCGCCGCAGGCAACTACGCCTACGCCCACCGCAAGCGCAAGAAGCGGGACTTCCGCAAGCTTTGGATCGTGCGCATCAACGCCGCCTGTCGCCAGCATGGCCTGAACTACTCCAGCTTTATCCACGGCCTGAAGAAGGCGGGGGTGGAGCTGGACCGCAAGTCCCTGGCGGATTTGGCGGTGCGGGAGCCCCAGGCCTTCGCCCAGCTGGTGGAGAAGGCCAAGGCTGCGCGGGGTTAA
- a CDS encoding COG2426 family protein has translation MPPELYVVLVAALPVVELRGAIPLGVALGLSPSEAFLLALLGNLLVAPVALLLLPWAVGILTRLPLLARAWEALERRVRLKGEEQVQRLGALGLFLFVAVPLPGTGAWSGAVLAVVLGLKRRYALLAISLGVVAAGVIVLLLTGGAVAGLNYLR, from the coding sequence ATGCCCCCTGAGCTGTACGTGGTGTTGGTGGCCGCCCTGCCGGTGGTGGAACTGAGGGGAGCCATTCCCCTGGGCGTGGCCTTGGGCCTTTCCCCTAGCGAGGCCTTCCTCCTCGCCCTTTTGGGCAACCTTCTGGTGGCCCCGGTGGCCCTTCTCCTCCTGCCCTGGGCGGTGGGGATCTTAACCCGCCTGCCCCTTTTGGCCCGGGCCTGGGAGGCCTTGGAAAGGCGGGTGCGCCTTAAGGGGGAGGAACAGGTGCAACGCCTGGGGGCCTTGGGCCTTTTCCTCTTTGTGGCCGTGCCCCTTCCGGGAACCGGGGCCTGGAGCGGGGCCGTGCTGGCGGTGGTCTTGGGCCTTAAGCGGCGCTACGCCCTTCTGGCCATCTCCTTGGGGGTGGTGGCGGCAGGGGTCATCGTGCTTCTCCTCACCGGTGGGGCCGTGGCCGGGCTAAACTACCTGCGATGA
- a CDS encoding glycerol-3-phosphate acyltransferase, translating into MMLLLVPLAYAVGAMPLGHWLARRRGVDLRTASPYTLGLETAVRRLGLGFVLWTFLLDFAKGYLPLAFGRALGLGLEGLLTLGLAVYLGHLYPLFFRDPWPLRAKGAGVLLGVLAGLPLEPAWGLVPLALGLTLYALTGYASLGALGIPLGLLGVAFWAGFGPWAKALSGLLFLLALWRYKENLGRILEGTEPRLGSPLPLPSERQVVCAFLIHPLTVEDFWQSPRFRWARPLVRLGLLKQAWIERIAEFFRPMKVGEVRGVRTADGREVLCHLISAPLLPHQIKAKPELALWRAIQGARLAKELGATVVGLGAFWSVVGDKGREVQEAVPDIEVTNGGAYTAGTVKAAIPNILAHFAQSGKDLKKATAAVVGANGVVAFGIARQIAPLVGRIILVGRDRERLEKAAESLRKNLERKGQAPEMEVTTDVAAIREADLVFTATSDPNPVIYPEHVKPGAWIYDEGVPPDVHPSVRGVPGVRVIPGGVVRLPGRARATLDLHFGAPDQVPACLAETMILAAEEAFDRKSLGGEVKAENIQFFVERAEALGFKVVE; encoded by the coding sequence ATGATGCTCCTTCTCGTGCCCCTGGCCTATGCGGTGGGCGCTATGCCCCTAGGCCACTGGCTGGCCCGGCGGCGGGGGGTGGACCTGCGCACGGCAAGCCCCTACACCCTGGGGCTGGAAACCGCCGTGAGGCGGCTTGGGCTGGGCTTCGTCCTTTGGACCTTCCTTCTGGACTTTGCCAAGGGCTACCTGCCCCTGGCCTTCGGGAGGGCCTTGGGGCTTGGCCTCGAGGGCCTTCTAACCCTAGGGCTTGCCGTCTACCTAGGCCACCTTTACCCCCTTTTCTTCCGCGACCCCTGGCCCCTTCGGGCCAAGGGGGCGGGGGTGCTCCTTGGGGTCTTGGCGGGGCTTCCCCTGGAGCCCGCCTGGGGCCTGGTGCCCTTAGCCTTGGGGCTAACCCTCTACGCCCTCACGGGCTACGCCTCCTTGGGGGCCTTGGGGATTCCCCTGGGGCTTTTGGGGGTGGCCTTTTGGGCGGGATTTGGCCCTTGGGCTAAGGCTCTTTCCGGCCTCCTTTTCCTCCTTGCCCTTTGGCGCTACAAGGAGAACCTGGGCCGTATCCTGGAGGGAACCGAGCCCAGGCTGGGAAGCCCCTTGCCCTTGCCTTCGGAAAGGCAGGTGGTCTGCGCCTTCCTCATCCACCCCCTCACGGTGGAGGACTTTTGGCAAAGCCCCCGTTTCCGCTGGGCCCGGCCCTTGGTGCGCCTGGGGCTTTTGAAGCAGGCCTGGATAGAGCGCATCGCGGAGTTTTTCCGCCCCATGAAGGTGGGGGAGGTCCGGGGAGTCAGGACGGCGGATGGCCGGGAGGTCCTTTGCCACCTCATTTCCGCACCCCTTTTGCCCCACCAGATCAAGGCCAAGCCGGAACTGGCCCTCTGGCGGGCCATCCAAGGGGCCCGGTTGGCCAAGGAGCTTGGGGCCACGGTGGTGGGCCTGGGGGCCTTCTGGAGCGTGGTGGGGGATAAGGGGAGGGAGGTGCAAGAGGCGGTCCCGGACATAGAGGTGACCAACGGCGGGGCCTACACCGCCGGCACCGTGAAGGCCGCCATCCCCAATATCCTGGCCCACTTTGCCCAAAGCGGGAAGGACCTTAAAAAGGCCACGGCGGCGGTGGTGGGGGCCAACGGGGTGGTGGCCTTCGGCATCGCCCGGCAGATCGCTCCCCTGGTGGGGCGGATCATCCTGGTGGGCAGGGATAGGGAAAGGCTAGAGAAGGCGGCGGAGAGCCTGCGCAAGAACCTGGAGCGCAAAGGGCAGGCCCCCGAGATGGAGGTGACCACCGACGTGGCGGCCATTAGGGAAGCGGACCTGGTCTTCACCGCCACCAGCGACCCCAACCCCGTCATCTACCCTGAGCACGTGAAGCCGGGGGCCTGGATCTACGACGAGGGAGTGCCCCCCGATGTGCACCCCTCGGTGAGGGGGGTGCCAGGGGTAAGGGTCATCCCTGGGGGGGTGGTGCGGCTTCCTGGGCGGGCCCGGGCCACCTTGGACCTCCACTTCGGCGCCCCCGACCAGGTGCCCGCCTGCTTAGCGGAGACCATGATCCTGGCGGCGGAGGAGGCCTTTGACCGGAAAAGCCTCGGGGGAGAGGTGAAGGCGGAGAACATCCAGTTCTTCGTGGAGCGGGCGGAGGCCTTGGGGTTCAAGGTGGTGGAGTGA
- the mqnB gene encoding futalosine hydrolase: MWLLLSPTALEASFLRGEPFTFLGRRGLKGEGFVHLETGIGKVNTALTLASWASRNPVGKALLFGIAGAYPGSGLLPGDLVLVGEEVEADLGTREGLEPMGFPALEVGEEAYYNRFPLDKGLTEGLARALGLEVVVGLTQDRVSESLVEAEALAARWGAQVESMEGAAFARVCLALGIPGVEMRAISNPAGVRGKGAWRIPLALKALERTLAALLGGTFRPRPPG, encoded by the coding sequence ATGTGGCTTCTCCTTTCCCCCACGGCCCTCGAGGCCTCCTTTCTTCGGGGAGAGCCCTTCACCTTTTTGGGAAGAAGGGGGCTAAAAGGGGAAGGGTTTGTCCACCTGGAAACCGGCATCGGCAAGGTGAACACCGCCCTGACCCTGGCCTCCTGGGCCAGCCGTAACCCCGTGGGGAAGGCCCTGCTCTTTGGCATCGCGGGGGCCTATCCGGGCTCGGGGCTTCTCCCTGGGGATCTGGTCCTGGTGGGGGAGGAGGTGGAGGCGGACCTGGGCACCCGGGAGGGCTTAGAACCCATGGGTTTTCCCGCCCTGGAGGTGGGGGAGGAGGCCTACTACAACCGTTTCCCCCTGGATAAAGGGCTTACGGAGGGCCTGGCCCGGGCCCTGGGCCTGGAGGTGGTGGTGGGCCTCACCCAGGACCGGGTTTCCGAAAGCCTGGTGGAGGCGGAGGCCCTTGCCGCGCGTTGGGGAGCCCAGGTGGAAAGCATGGAGGGAGCCGCCTTTGCCCGGGTCTGCCTGGCCTTGGGCATCCCGGGAGTGGAAATGCGGGCCATCTCCAACCCCGCAGGGGTGCGGGGCAAGGGGGCATGGAGGATCCCCCTGGCCCTGAAGGCCCTGGAGCGGACCCTGGCCGCCCTGCTTGGGGGAACGTTTCGGCCTAGGCCCCCAGGGTAA
- a CDS encoding superoxide dismutase — translation MPYPFKLPELGYPYEALEPHIDAKTMEIHHQKHHGAYVNNLNAALEKYPYLQGVEVEVLLRHLAALPADIQTAVRNNGGGHLNHSLFWELLTPGGATEPVGELKKAIEEQFGGFAALKEKLTQAAMARFGSGWAWLVKDPFGKLHVLSTPNQDNPVMEGFTPIVGIDVWEHAYYLKYQNRRADYLQAIWNVLNWDKAEAFFQKG, via the coding sequence ATGCCGTATCCGTTCAAACTGCCGGAACTGGGTTACCCCTACGAGGCCCTCGAGCCCCACATCGACGCCAAGACCATGGAGATCCACCACCAGAAGCACCATGGGGCCTATGTCAACAACCTCAACGCCGCCTTGGAAAAATACCCCTACCTGCAGGGGGTTGAAGTGGAGGTGCTCCTCCGCCACCTGGCGGCCCTGCCCGCAGACATCCAGACCGCGGTGCGCAACAACGGGGGCGGGCACCTGAACCATAGCCTCTTCTGGGAGCTCCTCACCCCCGGGGGGGCCACGGAACCCGTAGGGGAGCTTAAGAAGGCCATTGAGGAGCAGTTTGGCGGTTTCGCCGCCCTAAAGGAGAAGCTCACCCAGGCGGCCATGGCCCGCTTCGGCTCCGGCTGGGCCTGGCTGGTAAAGGACCCCTTTGGGAAACTCCACGTGCTTTCCACCCCCAACCAGGACAACCCCGTGATGGAGGGCTTCACCCCCATCGTGGGCATTGACGTGTGGGAGCACGCCTACTACCTCAAGTACCAAAACCGCCGGGCCGACTACCTCCAGGCCATCTGGAACGTGCTGAACTGGGACAAGGCGGAGGCCTTCTTCCAGAAGGGCTAA
- the fumC gene encoding class II fumarate hydratase, giving the protein MEYRLEQDTMGEVRVPADRYWGAQTQRSLEHFRIGAWRFPMPLEVIRAYGMLKKAAARANLELGELPEEIAKAIIQAAEEVIAGKLDDHFPLVVFQTGSGTQTNMNVNEVIANRASELLGKPLGSKYVHPNDHVNRGQSSNDTFPTAMYVATALALHQRLYPAAEALVQTFAEKARAFDGIVKIGRTHLMDAVPITLGQEVGSWAAQLRNTLAMVKEAEKGLYNLAIGGTAVGTGLNAHPQFGERVAQYLAEETGLPFRVAENRFSALAAHDELVQVMGSLRTLAGALMKIGNDIRWLASGPYGGIGEIFIPANEPGSSIMPGKVNPTQVEALTMVVVRVFGNDHAVAFAGSQGNFQLNVYKPVMVDATIESIKLLADAMESFNEHLATGIEPNLERIEEHLQKNPMLATALNKAIGYDKAAEIVKKAIKEKKTLKQAALELGYLTEEEFDRIVVPLRLAKPHEE; this is encoded by the coding sequence ATGGAATACCGGCTTGAGCAGGACACCATGGGCGAGGTAAGGGTGCCGGCGGACCGTTACTGGGGGGCGCAAACCCAACGTTCACTGGAGCACTTCCGTATAGGAGCCTGGCGCTTCCCCATGCCCCTGGAGGTCATCCGCGCTTACGGAATGCTGAAAAAGGCGGCGGCCAGAGCCAACCTGGAGCTGGGAGAGCTCCCCGAGGAAATCGCAAAGGCCATCATCCAGGCGGCGGAAGAGGTCATCGCCGGAAAGCTGGACGACCACTTTCCCTTGGTGGTCTTCCAAACGGGTAGCGGCACCCAGACCAACATGAACGTGAACGAGGTCATCGCCAACCGGGCCTCGGAGCTTCTGGGGAAGCCCCTGGGTTCCAAGTACGTGCACCCCAACGACCACGTGAACCGGGGCCAAAGCAGCAACGACACCTTCCCCACCGCCATGTACGTGGCCACGGCCCTAGCCCTCCACCAGAGGCTGTACCCGGCGGCGGAGGCCCTGGTCCAGACCTTTGCGGAGAAGGCCCGGGCCTTTGACGGAATCGTGAAGATAGGGCGCACCCACCTCATGGATGCCGTCCCCATCACCCTAGGGCAGGAGGTGGGGAGCTGGGCCGCCCAGCTCAGGAACACCCTGGCCATGGTGAAGGAAGCGGAAAAAGGCCTCTACAACCTGGCCATCGGGGGCACGGCGGTGGGCACGGGTCTAAACGCCCATCCCCAGTTTGGGGAACGGGTGGCCCAGTACCTGGCCGAGGAAACCGGGCTTCCCTTTAGGGTGGCGGAAAACCGCTTCAGCGCCCTGGCCGCCCACGACGAACTGGTGCAGGTGATGGGGTCCTTACGCACCCTGGCCGGGGCCCTGATGAAAATCGGCAACGATATCCGCTGGCTGGCCTCGGGGCCTTACGGGGGCATCGGGGAGATCTTCATACCCGCCAACGAGCCCGGCTCCTCCATCATGCCCGGCAAGGTGAACCCCACCCAGGTGGAGGCCCTCACCATGGTGGTGGTGCGGGTCTTTGGCAACGACCACGCCGTGGCCTTCGCTGGGAGCCAGGGCAACTTCCAGCTCAACGTCTACAAACCGGTGATGGTGGACGCCACCATCGAGTCCATCAAGCTCCTGGCGGACGCCATGGAGTCCTTCAACGAGCACCTGGCCACGGGCATAGAACCCAACCTGGAAAGGATTGAGGAGCACCTGCAGAAAAACCCCATGCTGGCCACCGCCTTGAACAAGGCCATCGGTTACGACAAGGCGGCGGAGATCGTGAAGAAGGCCATCAAGGAGAAGAAGACCCTCAAGCAGGCGGCTTTGGAGCTGGGCTACCTCACGGAGGAGGAGTTTGACCGCATCGTGGTGCCCCTAAGGCTGGCCAAGCCCCACGAGGAGTAG
- a CDS encoding TerC family protein, producing MDWLTNPEVWVALVTLTVLEVVLGIDNVIFISILASKLPKEQQDRARVMGLSLAALTRILFLLSIAWIMALKKPLFALLGHEVTGKDLVLIAGGLFLIYKAVKEIHEKLEGEPGQAIKRVAPSFASVIGQVLLLDIVFSIDSVITAVGLTRFVPVMVAAILLSVAIMLLASKGIYAFVNRHPTVKMLALSFLLLVGFTLVAEGTGVHIPKGYVYFAMGFAVLVEWLNLRAGLRGQPVRLRQPYEEE from the coding sequence ATGGACTGGCTCACCAACCCTGAGGTCTGGGTAGCCCTGGTGACCCTTACGGTGTTGGAGGTGGTCCTGGGCATAGACAACGTGATCTTCATCAGCATCCTGGCCTCCAAACTGCCCAAAGAACAGCAGGACCGGGCCCGGGTCATGGGCCTTTCCCTGGCCGCCCTTACCCGCATCCTGTTCCTCCTTTCCATCGCCTGGATCATGGCCTTAAAAAAGCCCCTCTTCGCCCTCCTGGGCCACGAGGTCACGGGCAAGGACCTGGTCCTGATAGCGGGAGGGCTCTTCCTCATCTACAAAGCCGTGAAGGAGATCCACGAAAAGCTCGAGGGCGAGCCCGGCCAGGCCATAAAAAGGGTGGCCCCCTCCTTCGCCTCCGTCATTGGCCAAGTGCTCCTCTTGGACATCGTCTTTTCCATAGATTCCGTCATCACCGCCGTGGGCCTCACCCGCTTCGTGCCGGTGATGGTGGCCGCCATCCTGCTCTCCGTGGCCATCATGCTCCTGGCTTCCAAGGGCATCTACGCTTTCGTCAACCGGCACCCCACGGTGAAGATGCTGGCCCTTTCCTTTCTCCTCCTGGTGGGCTTCACCCTGGTGGCCGAGGGCACGGGGGTGCACATCCCCAAGGGCTACGTCTACTTCGCCATGGGCTTCGCCGTGCTGGTGGAGTGGCTGAACCTCCGGGCCGGGCTCCGGGGCCAACCCGTTAGGCTACGCCAGCCCTATGAAGAGGAATAG